A window of Schistocerca cancellata isolate TAMUIC-IGC-003103 chromosome 1, iqSchCanc2.1, whole genome shotgun sequence genomic DNA:
caggtgcagaaaggcttaccttaggtggggggggggggggggggaggacaggtatacactcgcgcgcacacacacacacacacacacacacacacacacacacacacacacacacacacacacacacatccatccgcacataaacAGACTGTCTGTCTCTTCAAGAAAGTCAAGagcgccacggaaatggaaacacctcagctctcttggctttcttgaagagagccacagaaatggaaacacctcagctcatcacaacgagactgccacgccggAAGAACAAAATGAGTGACCGTTACAAACCATTTTGATGCAAAcacagtccagcttccaaagtgacatcgcctcttactaagttttctcttcttccacaggataaccacagcatttatgaaaagactatgtaacatcattatgaccttattgtaaaattgtttttgtaatgccatttgcctgaagatgaggtattccctcgaaacaggtcactaaataaataagtaatacgacagtcaacaaagtttgtgactggtagcggtaatttaaaaaacctttacataatgctttattccattataaatcacataaaaataaaaaaggaatcatATCAGATTCTATGCATAACCTATGCAGTATGTATTCTCGATGAATGGATTTcaattttcttgtatttcattattCTATCCAAACATAAATATTTACCTGTAGAGATTGAAGAAGTGGACCCTGCTTCAGCTAATGATCCAGTAGAAAGAAGATGCTGCCGAGGTTCCCTGCGCTGCCAAATTTGTTCCAGTCCAAGATGAGTTGGCGCTGACGATGATAATCTTGATCCATATCCTGTATTACCGCTTCTTGTTATTCTACTACCTGATGGCACTTCTGGGACAGGACTTACAGAGTTAGTTGGGCTGAGTGGTCCTGGAACTGACTGAACAAAAAGCTGCCTCTCCGGTGATGCTGAAGAGTATGTTTCCTTTTTGAGTAAAAGTTCATGTAGGGTACTGTGTTTCTGCTGCAATGGGCTGACTCCAAGAGGTGGAGGGGTGACAGACGATGCTGCTGaatgaagaagcaatgaagaacTAGAGCTGTTTTGACTCCCTGGTGAAAGAgcatcaactgtctgaacaccATTACTAGGTTTGCCACTCAAAAAAACGTCCAATGGGCTGGATGGCACACTTGACGATACACTGAATGCATCCTTGTAAAAACCAAGTCCAGCTGGTGGAAATGAAGATGGAACAAGGCTCTGGGAAAGTTGTGCTACATTATTATTTCCTAAATTAGAGTTCACATTTGTGACTTGGACAAGTGGAGGAGCAGCAGATGTCCTTGACTGTGATGCAAAAGGCGGCACATTGATGTAGTAGCTATTTTCTTCTGGCAATAACAGATCATCAAAATTCAAGTCATCCAACAAGTTCTCATCATTTGCATTCAATTCTGCAAGTGTAGGTCCTTGAATAAGATCTGCTTTATCAACTTGGAagatatcatcatcatccattCGAAATGTATCACTTCTACTGGTTTCACAATCACTAGGCAATTTTGTGGTCCACAATGGAGACTCTGCATACAGTTCTGTGACACTAACAATATTGGTAGCATTTGGTGTATTGTCTTGAGATACAGAAGATGGTGAGGAGATATCCACAAAGTCAAATCCAAAGTCTCTAAAATCTGAAAGATCCATGCCTCTACGATGCGGTATTGGGACACTAGCTGTTGTGCTACTAGTGCTGTCCATTACCAATGGCTCTTGCTTCACTGTTACTCCCTGGTCAATAAATAATTCCCCTGTATAAAAAGGATCAGCCATGTTTTTATTGTCTCTTATGTCATTTATTTTGCTGATGAAAGCTAACCTGTAACATACCATAAACAACAGTGTTTAATACTATCTTTCTCACTTCAGAATTatataaaacattaacttttcattCATTACACATTGTATAGCTTTGGGCAACGTGTTAGCTATGTAAATATACCTAATACACATGTTTTGATTCAAATGCCAAACACCGTCCTTGGACTTATTTTTAACCTTGGCAGAGAAGGCAATAACACTCACTTCTAAAAGCTTTTGTCTAAATGGTACGTTAAAATCCAAGAATACAATGGAATAATGAAGATGACATAGTGCAATCTGTCTCTGTGTTTCATAATTTCCTTCATTCTTATCAGCAAGCGTCCAAAAACAACATGTTGCAATACAGTG
This region includes:
- the LOC126088914 gene encoding protein CREBRF homolog isoform X1 translates to MADPFYTGELFIDQGVTVKQEPLVMDSTSSTTASVPIPHRRGMDLSDFRDFGFDFVDISSPSSVSQDNTPNATNIVSVTELYAESPLWTTKLPSDCETSRSDTFRMDDDDIFQVDKADLIQGPTLAELNANDENLLDDLNFDDLLLPEENSYYINVPPFASQSRTSAAPPLVQVTNVNSNLGNNNVAQLSQSLVPSSFPPAGLGFYKDAFSVSSSVPSSPLDVFLSGKPSNGVQTVDALSPGSQNSSSSSLLLHSAASSVTPPPLGVSPLQQKHSTLHELLLKKETYSSASPERQLFVQSVPGPLSPTNSVSPVPEVPSGSRITRSGNTGYGSRLSSSAPTHLGLEQIWQRREPRQHLLSTGSLAEAGSTSSISTGGILSPESHEFSHDEGFDSEDDSDHYEDFSSDADSSDGEDGPSRSMSKKERYFWQYNVQAKGPKGQRLVLKTKLEDPHVLNEVTDPVFSPQCSVRGIKHSGKARKGDGNDLTPNPRKLYNIGKELDKLNRIINDMTPVSELPFNVRPKTRKEKNKLASRACRLKKKAQHEANKLKLFGLENEHKRLNMGISQVKQLLATKCTTENPEKQEELTRQIEKISRTVTKFKIAGHTTDFVNKVLEKMKNGVPNGGLDDLQSIHM
- the LOC126088914 gene encoding protein CREBRF homolog isoform X2, whose protein sequence is MADPFYTGELFIDQGVTVKQEPLVMDSTSSTTASVPIPHRRGMDLSDFRDFGFDFVDISSPSSVSQDNTPNATNIVSVTELYAESPLWTTKLPSDCETSRSDTFRMDDDDIFQVDKADLIQGPTLAELNANDENLLDDLNFDDLLLPEENSYYINVPPFASQSRTSAAPPLVQVTNVNSNLGNNNVAQLSQSLVPSSFPPAGLGFYKDAFSVSSSVPSSPLDVFLSGKPSNGVQTVDALSPGSQNSSSSSLLLHSAASSVTPPPLGVSPLQQKHSTLHELLLKKETYSSASPERQLFVQSVPGPLSPTNSVSPVPEVPSGSRITRSGNTGYGSRLSSSAPTHLGLEQIWQRREPRQHLLSTGSLAEAGSTSSISTGGILSPESHEFSHDEGFDSEDDSDHYEDFSSDADSSDGEDGPSRSMSKKERYFWQYNVQAKGPKGQRLVLKTKLEDPHVLNEVTDPVFSPQCSVRGIKHSGKARKGDGNDLTPNPRKLYNIGKELDKLNRIINDMTPVSELPFNVRPKTRKEKNKLASRACRLKKKAQHEANKLKLFGLENEHKRLNMGISQVKQLLATKCTTENPEKQEELTRQIEKISRTVTSSRDSQ